Sequence from the Candidatus Melainabacteria bacterium RIFOXYA2_FULL_32_9 genome:
GTCTACCAATTCCGCCATCCCGACGTACCTAGGAAGTTTGTATTGAAACAATTTATATTATAAGACTTAACTTCTATTAAATTGTTTCTTATTTAATCTTTATTATATTTTTCAAGATTAAATATTTGAGGGTATTCGCAAGCATAATTATATTAATCCGTTTACCTATTTGATGTCAACAGATTATTACGGACATTTATTTAAATTTTAAATATCTAAAATCGCATATTTCAGGGCATAAATATTAATTCTGAGATGCAGATGACTTAGTATTAAAATAATTACTAGCTGGTCTATATTTAAGACTTTTTAACCAGGCATCCATATCTTTAGGCGGGCCTGATTTCACGGTTACGGAAGGATTGCTAAAATATTTAAGGTTATTTGTAGAGCTGTTTTCTTTTTTATCTTCCTCAGGCTTTTTAAACATTTTTAGCATATTGCGGGATATTACATTATTTAAAAATCCCATTCCAATACAAACTAAACCTATATTTTTAATTCCTTGATCCAGTAAAACTCCAGCACCAGCTGCAGCATTTGGATTATCAGCAGATATTTTTAAGGCAGAAACTAATTTTGGTGTAAGTTTATCAACAACGGGCTTACCTATTTTTTTGATAGCCATTAAAGCCAGTGCTTCATTAACAAAGGAGCTGATAACTGTAAAATAATGCCCCGTTGGTAGAAGAATTAAAGGACGAATTATCATATTTGATAATATCGCACGATCAAGCCATTTGTCTGGAGCGTCAGCCTGATTGGCAAACCAATTAAGGCCTTTTTCACTACGAGGCCATGCCATTGCTTTTTTCAAGTTTTTAGATATTTTGCCTATGAATCCATTGTCTTTGGAAAGATTACTTAGTGAATCTTTGGTTTTTGATAATAAATCTTTTAAATTTCCAGAAATATTAAAAGCTTGATTTAATTTTTTTCCTGCACTAATTATAGATTTAGTTGCTATTGGGCCACGACCCGTTAGGCGTCCAACCATATTTAATCCAACAAAACCACCTATAGCAGCAAGGCACGCAAAAATTGAATTATCTATTTTTTTCTGTTTGTCTTTTTCTTCAGGAGTTGTGGGTTTTTCAGAATCTTTAGAAGGAGGCTTTCCTTTTAGCTTTTCATTTATAAAGTCCATACCCCTTTTTAAGTATCTGGCAATAACAATATTTACGGTATTTAGTACAGCTACCCAGGATAAAAATTCAAATACTTTGGAGGCTCCGGCAACTCTGGTTAATTCTTGGGCCGTAGTTGGTTTTTTAATATTTAAAAAGTTTTTAGCAATAGTATCTGAGAACTTTCCTACAGGCTTATTAAGAACAAGTTGAACTCCTAGGCCTATTGCTGACATAACAGCTAGCCAGGTTGCAGCATAGGTTCTTTCTTCTTTAGGAGTCTTTCTATCTGAACCTATGATAGGAACCCTAAATAACAGTGCTCCTAAAGCACTTATTACAAGAGGAAATGTCGGGTTTTTCCCTGCTTGACCAAGAGAGCTTAAGAATTTGTCTGTAGAACCGGTAAAGGCAATTTTATTTTGCGTTAAAGGAGTTAAATTTCGTGAATATTTATGGGAAGTAGCTCTAAGCTTAGCCTGATTAGCTAAGTTTAAAGTCTGATCTGCATTATTGATATTTTCGCTAATGCCGTATCTCGCTTCCACGTTATTCGATCTTCCTCCTTTTGGACTTAGTTTACAACAAATTTGTAGTTTTAATCCCAGACCTCTCAACATGAATAAACCCGAAAATTCATGAACTTTGCTAGTTATATTGAGCTTTTAACAAAATTGTTACAATAATTATAATAGTTATACCAGAATTAGTTAGTCTTTGATAAAACCGGGTGACAGAGTCACCTTTTCTAAAGTCATCAATCTTGATATTAAGACCATGATTATAGACTTTAATGGTGCAGCCTTGCTACCCGCTTTTTCCGGTACCAAAGGTACAAAAGTACTCGTTAAAATAATTGAGAACTTAATAATGTGGTTTAGCCACCTTCCGCATACTGGTTTTAACCATATTATTTCATTTATCGGTTAACATTTTGTCACCAGTATATGTTTATTTTATCATTTTTTTTCAAAATTTAATCTCCTCTTTAATCTATATTTTGATTAGTTTAAGAGGAGATTAAAACTAGTTTTATTTAATATCAGATTTTATAATTTAAACCACAAAGATTGGTATGGCTTAAGGGTGATTTTTAACCCGCTAGAGATTTGTTTAATTTTTACTTGTTTATTAGTTAAAAGATCATTTAGATGACTTTTACTTATTTTATTTACAACATCTCTTGGTAGATCAAGAGTAGTTTTAACAGGCTTATCTGATAAATTATGTACGACCAATACCTGTTCTGTGTCATTCTCTCTTAAGTAAGAGAAAATGCTTTCTTGGTTAGATTTTACCGGGGTTAATGTTCCTTTTGTTAGTACAGAATTCTCTTTTCTAACTTTAATTAGATTTCTTATTGTTCTGTATATTTGATTGCTTAAATCGCTTTTATTTCTTGTTGCATTATAGAACATAGCTTTTTCGATAGGACCACGATTTATATCTCTGCTATCAAAGTAGCTTTTTACTTCTAAATTTTCGCCTTTGGTTTTTTGAGTTGCTTCACGCTTTTTAGCGAATTCTTTAGCGTATTCCCAATTGTTTTGTGCACCAATTTCATCTCCATAGTAGATTATTGGTATACCAGGTAGTGATAAAAGAACGGAATAGGCTAATCCAATTTTGGAAGGATCATTATCCAGGAAGTTAGCAATTCTACCACTTACACCAAAACCTTCTCTGAATTGAGCGCCTTTTGAAATGAGTTTGTCATATATAAGTTTTCTTGTTTCAATATCAACCATTTCAAGAGTTAATTCATCATGAACTCTCAAGAATATTGCCCAGGTTGAAGAATCTGGAATTTGAGGAGTACTTTGATAAGCTTTCCAGAAGTGCTCTTTATCACCTGTAACTAATGATGCCCATATAGCTGGCATATAAGGGAAGTGATAAGCTATTTGAACTTCGTCGGTTCTTGTTAACTGTTTGTCATTATTTACTTTTATTTTATTTTCTTCACCAAAATAAGGCAAAATATCCTTTGGCCATTGACAAGCCTCAGCTTGCAATACTGATCTTGGACCAATTGCTTGTAAGAACGAGCTAAGGAGCTGAACTGTGTCGTGAGTTTTTGGTAAATTTTCAGCATTTGTTCCTTTTTCTTTTATAAAGTATGGAATTGCATCTAATCTAAATATATCCACACCATTATTTGCCCAGAATGCAATTGCATCAAGCATATAATATAATACTTCAGGATTTTCCCAATTAACATCTAGCTGGAATGGATAAAATGTATGATAAACATAATAGTCTTTTCCACTAATCGTAACTTTTCTGTAGTTGTTCTCGCAAATTTCAGGGAAAATAACTCTTCTTTTTGATACTAAACCATTATCTTCTTGGTATTCTGCTATTATGCCTATATTTTCATCACGATATCTTTTATAAGCAGGTGCTTTATTTGTAGCTACAAAGTAATCTAACTTGCTTAAATCACCTTTTAGAGCATCCTGGAACCATTTATGTTGATCTGAGAAGTGATTTAAAATTAAATCAGCCTTAATTTTAAATCCTTTTGCCCTTGCTATCATAGCAAATCTTTCAAACTCTTCCATTCCTCCCAGGTCTTTTCTTACGTTTTTAGGATCTTTTACGTCAAAACCTGCATCGCCCATTGGTGAATCCATAAATGGAAGAATATATAATGTTGTGACTCCTAAGTCTTTTAGGTAATCTAACATTCCTATCAGACCTTCAAAGGTGTTAGCGGAATTTTTATCTTTAACTCCAAATTGATCAGCATAAAACATATAAACGATTTCATCTTTATACCAATCAGAGCTTCTGTTAATATCATCTTGCTTTAATTTATCATTACGCTCTTCTCTTGCTTTTTTAATGAGTTTTAATACATTACTGTAAACTGCGTCTAATTTGTCCTCTCCATATACACTTATAATTGAAGCTTTAATATTTTTTTCTAGTTCAGGGGCTATTTCTACCTCTGGAATATTAGTAACTGTGGTTTTTTCAACAATGGTTGGTGTTTTTGGGGTAAGTTTAAGTGAATTTTGTGCTAAAATATAGTTGTGACTACCCGACCAGGTAAATAATGCAGCTAATATAAGTGAAAATAATTGTTTCGGCTTATATTTAAGCATGTTTCAACTCCTCTTTTTAAAGTAAATATATCTTTAAGTTATTTATAATAGCATACAATAAATGGGTTCTTGCTAACAAAATAAAAAAATATTAACTTAAAATCATCTGATTTTAACTTTAAATCATTTGAACTAAGGATTATGGTTATGATATTTTATGGAAAAAGGATAGTTAACATTTAAAAGTAAAATGGAGTCTTGTTAATGAAAGAATTACCAACGGCATATAATCCAAAGGAAACTGAGGAAAAAATATATAAATTTTGGGAAGAAAATGACTGCTTTAAAGCAGATGTAAGTAATCCTAATCCTGCTTATAGTATTGTAATACCTCCTCCAAACGTTACAGGGGTTCTTCATATGGGGCATGCTCTTGATGGAACCTTGCAGGATATCTTAATAAGGTATCATAGAATGCTGGGGTATGCAGCGTTATGGCTTCCGGGTACAGATCATGCTGGTATTGCAACTCAAAACGTTGTTGAAAAAAAACTGAGGGAAGAAGGCTTATCACGACATGATCTTGGAAGAGAAAAATTCTTAAGAGTTGTCTGGGATTGGGCTAATGACCATAAAAGCAGAATTTTAGGCCAATTCAAAAGATTAGGAGCCTCTTTTGACTTATCAAGAGAAAGATTCACCCTTGATGAAGGTTGCTCAAAAGCAGTAAAAGAAGTTTTTGTTGACTTATACAACAAGGGTTTAATTTATAAAGGCTCATACATAGTTAATTGGTGTCCAAGATGTCGTTCTGCAATTAGTGATATAGAAACTGAATATGTAACAGAGCAAGGGCATTTATGGGAGATTAGCTACCCCTTAAAAGATAAATATGGAGCTATTGTAGTTGCTACAACAAGACCTGAGACAATGTTTGGTGATGTTGCTGTTGCAGTTAATCCAAATGATCTCAAATATAGTGATATGATTGGACAAACAGTTGCATTGCCATTAACAGGACGTGAAATTCCAATTATTGCTGATGAAGCTGTTGAAATAGGATTTGGTACAGGAGCTTTAAAAATAACTCCTGCCCATGACCCTAATGATTATGAAATTGGAAAACGTCATGGTTTAAAACCTCTTTGGGTTATGGATATTGACGGTAAGCTGGTCGATAATGAACTTGTTCCTCATGAATTGAGAGGCTTAGACAGATATGAAGCAAGAAAAAAAGCCGTTGAAATGATTGAAAAACATGGCTTATTGGTCAGAGTTGTTCCTCATGAACATAATGTTGGTCATTGTCAACGTTGTGGTGAAACTGTCGAACCTTATCTTTCAGAGCAATGGTTTGTTAAGATGGAACCTCTTGCTAAAAGACCTATTGAAGCTATTAGTACCGGAGAACTAAACTTTATTCCTGAAAGATGGACTAAGATTTATCTTGATTGGATGGAGAATATCAGAGATTGGTGTATTAGTAGACAACTATGGTGGGGACATCAGATACCCGCATATTATTGTGATGATTGTGGAGAAATGATTGTCGCTACGGAAAAACCGGAAAAGTGTACTAAGTGCCCTAGTTCAAACATTACTCAGGATACAGATGTTCTAGATACCTGGTTTTCATCTGCATTATGGCCATTTTCAACAATGGGATGGCCGGATACTAATGCTCCTGACTTTAATAAATTCTATCCAACAAGTACTCTTGTTACCGGTTTTGATATTATTTTCTTCTGGGTAGCAAGAATGGTTGTGATGGGATACCAGTTTACAGATAAATCTCCATTTAAAAATGTCTATATTCACGGTTTAATCCGTGATGAACATGGTCAAAAAATGAGTAAATCCAAAGGTAATACCATTGATCCTGTTGAAATTATTGATAAATATGGCTCTGATGCGCTTAGATTTACTTTAACCAGTCTTGTAACCTATGGTGGTCAGGATATTAAAGTCTCTGATGACAGGTTTGAGTATGGAAGAAACTTCGCTAACAAAATCTGGAATGCTTCTAGATTTGTGTTAATGAATCTTCAGGATATGGATGATAATTTAATAGATACGAGCAATCTAACTATCGCTGATAGATGGATTTTACATAGATATAATGAAACAGTTAAAGAAGTTAATAAGAATTTTGCTGACTTTAGAATTGGTGAAACAGCGCATGTGCTATATGAAT
This genomic interval carries:
- a CDS encoding valine--tRNA ligase, whose product is MKELPTAYNPKETEEKIYKFWEENDCFKADVSNPNPAYSIVIPPPNVTGVLHMGHALDGTLQDILIRYHRMLGYAALWLPGTDHAGIATQNVVEKKLREEGLSRHDLGREKFLRVVWDWANDHKSRILGQFKRLGASFDLSRERFTLDEGCSKAVKEVFVDLYNKGLIYKGSYIVNWCPRCRSAISDIETEYVTEQGHLWEISYPLKDKYGAIVVATTRPETMFGDVAVAVNPNDLKYSDMIGQTVALPLTGREIPIIADEAVEIGFGTGALKITPAHDPNDYEIGKRHGLKPLWVMDIDGKLVDNELVPHELRGLDRYEARKKAVEMIEKHGLLVRVVPHEHNVGHCQRCGETVEPYLSEQWFVKMEPLAKRPIEAISTGELNFIPERWTKIYLDWMENIRDWCISRQLWWGHQIPAYYCDDCGEMIVATEKPEKCTKCPSSNITQDTDVLDTWFSSALWPFSTMGWPDTNAPDFNKFYPTSTLVTGFDIIFFWVARMVVMGYQFTDKSPFKNVYIHGLIRDEHGQKMSKSKGNTIDPVEIIDKYGSDALRFTLTSLVTYGGQDIKVSDDRFEYGRNFANKIWNASRFVLMNLQDMDDNLIDTSNLTIADRWILHRYNETVKEVNKNFADFRIGETAHVLYEFFWSTYCDWYLEIAKIQLQDESQRANTQRVLRFILERTLRLLHPVMPHITEEIWQLLPGKAYKDDSNTIMLTKYPQPDKELEDTTAENSMNIVIDTIRSLRNIRQTLNIPPSSRLNIQVYSEDSCEKEIFELSKPYVSLIARVDQMEVNLGMPKEIPAQSATAVVSTSRIIVPLAGLIDIDKETQRQKKKIEALEKEKKGLEARINNPRFVESAPETVVKQTNERINEINQQYQAVEELLKSLVG